A region from the Diorhabda sublineata isolate icDioSubl1.1 chromosome X, icDioSubl1.1, whole genome shotgun sequence genome encodes:
- the LOC130451082 gene encoding putative gustatory receptor 2a: protein MNFVTEIDPKKNVVIQAGDILNGISSIIAAVGSILTGLLFENRITMVIKKLYDIDSRLRNHPRWINYDLIRRFAYACIICTFNSWIYFLISYMLICSKKWFICFGSWVLLFSITKIFDVNLIRFVIHMSLIWHKLCVVNINITQLSKERITYPNSLSSLKEIQKINTLESLKELYEDILNIGEELSSIYSFSLLLIITNQFVSIFSSLYNCFFGYYIDGEFIQPNSIQDLLVPLLSLIHPGGQLLATTIICQLTISECKRTGKLIFRIPVTRTNKTLIKRINFFSLHILHKKFDITACGFFDINCSLLLSIVGAVTVYLVTFIQFDLAARKQMGQ, encoded by the exons ATGAATTTTGTTACTGAAATTGATCCAAAAAAGAATGTTGTTATTCAGGCTGGAGATATATTGAATGGGATATCAAGTATAATTGCTGCCGTCGGCTCTATTTTAACAGGATTACTATTTGAAAATCGTATAACTAtggttataaaaaaactttatgatATTGATAGTCGGCTTAGAAATCACCCTAGATGGATTAATTATGATTTAATCCGAAGATTTGCTTATGCCTGTATAATTTGTACATTTAATTCATGGATTTACTTTCTAATTAGTTATATGCTTATTTGTAGCAAGAAATGGTTTATTTGTTTCGGTTCTTGGGTATTACTATTTAGTATTACGAAGATATTTGATGTGAATTTGATAAGATTTGTAATTCACATGAGTCTAATTTGGCATAAGCTTTGTGTTGTGAATATTAACATAACACAATTATCCAAAGAAAGAATAACATATCCAAATTCTCTTAGCTCACttaaagaaatacaaaaaattaatacattagAGAGTCTGAAAGAATTATATGAGGACATACTCAATATCGGTGAAGAACTGAGCAGCATCTATTCATTTTCTCTACTACTTATTATCACAAAtcaatttgtttcaatattcaGTTCATTGTATAACTGTTTCTTCGGTTATTATATCGACGGTGAATTCATACAACCAAATTCTATACAAGATTTACTAGTTCCGCTGTTATCATTGATACATCCTGGTGGCCAGCTGCTAGCTACAACAATCATTTGTCAGTTGACAATATCAGAATGTAAACGGACCGGAAAACTCATCTTTAGAATACCAGTCACCAGAACTAACAAGACATTAATAAAAAGA atcaaTTTCTTCTCTTTGCATATTTTGCATAAGAAATTCGATATAACTGCTTGTGGATTCTTTGATATAAATTGTTCCTTATTATTATCA ATTGTCGGCGCGGTAACTGTGTACTTAGTAACGTTTATCCAATTTGACCTTGCAGCTAGGAAACAAATGGGACAGTAA